The Rutidosis leptorrhynchoides isolate AG116_Rl617_1_P2 unplaced genomic scaffold, CSIRO_AGI_Rlap_v1 contig441, whole genome shotgun sequence genome segment TTATAAGGGTTCGATTATTTTTGACGTTATCACTAGATGGAACTCCACTTATCTCATGTTAGATATCACCATAAAGTTTAGAAAAACTTTTGAAATGATGGAAGAAGATGATCTATCTTTTACAAGTGAACTTAATCATGAAATTCCTTAAGATGATGATTGGAAAAACGCTATTATTTTTTCGAAATTTTTAAAAGAATTCTATGATGCCATCTATCGAATATTAGAAAGTTAATATGTtacttcaaatgattattttgaatGGATTTGAAAGATGTAGACAATGCTTCGAATCTTAAGCTTCAAGTTATGGGTGCAAAAACGAAAGAAAAATTTGACAAATATTATGGAAGTTTGGATAAAGTAAGTATGATAGTGTCGACTGTGATTGTATTAGATCCTAGAACCAACAAATTCGAGCTTGATGAgtatttttaagaaaaaaaatgatttttttttttatcttggCATTTTGATGACTCGGGATATTTTGTCTATTCTCGTAACTACTGTTGCTTTAGAGTCAACTTTTAGTACATCGGGTTGTGTGCTTGATAGCTTTTGAAATTCTTTGACTCTCAAAGTAGTGGAAGCTTTGATTTGCACTCAAGATTGGTTGAGAGCTGTTCATGTGTCGATTAATGTTGAAGAGTGCATCGAGAATGCAAATAAATTTGAGTTGGGTAAgtgatgtttatatttttatatattgtaattccttatatatatatctaataagtGAATATTTTATTTAATATCTTTTTCTTTTTAAGATATGGATTGTCTTAATGAGGAAATTATCATCGGTAAATAGAGTTTACCAGTTAAAGCAAAATGAATATATATGGTAAGGCAACCACCGCCTTGGTGGCCGTGATGGTTTGAGTTCTCTCCCCCTCATGAAAGGGAGGAGTTCGAATCCCATCACAGTCGCTTGGGGTCATAAGTGGGACGCCGAGGGTGGTGGGTCCTCTCGCTTACGTCGCTTACGTGTCCCTCCAGGTTTACTCGCCAGCTACCAGCTGTATGGGGTTCCTAGGTCACCCAAATATATATATGCGGTAAGGCATCTAATACTTATTTTACACTTCCATCCGATGGCTTTAGTTCTCATATATGATTGATTATATAGTCAAGTTAAGCATCGTGGTATGCTCTTTTATGTAGGCTCCAGAAGATGTTAGTTCTCATCATGTCCAATGAGCACTTACACAAATTGCAATGCCGGGCTACCCTATATATGGTGAACTTTCAGTTGCAAAGAAAACATTGTAGTTATAATTGCAAATAACCGATATACGACACTTCAATTTTAAATTTAAAGCTATTATTAAGTTATTAATTATGATTGTTGTTTCTTTTGATTTTAGGTGATAAATTTTGAAACAAATTTTCATGGATGTTTGAGGACCAAAAACTCATCTTTCTTTTAATGCTCATACTCACAATTTTAATGCTTTTTTTTTAATGGTCTAGTTGGTTTTATGGTTTATAAATTTCTTGATACAAAGTTCCCAAACAAAGTTTATGGTCTAGTGAATTTTGTTCCATTTCAATGTAGACTTttgcttctttctctctcttttatCTAGTTGAATTCCTTGTCAAGAATTCATTTTCCTCCATTGATAGTTTTCTTTGTTTTGTATTGTTTTTGATAAATGACAAGCTTAATTATTATTGTTGCGTtcatttcttttaaaaaaaaactaaaaatgaaacaaaaaaaaaaaggacCCGTTGGAACCTAAAACTGACCTTGGAACTTGTGGCAAGGTAGGTTTCAAGTTCTTGGTTCCGACGGGTAGGTTCTAGGTTCCAAAAAATGACAAACCTATACGCAATGGTAGATTCCAAGTTCTAGGCAAAATCTGTAAAAAAAACTTGGAACCGTTCATCCCTAATCTTAGGTATCAGAGTTGATAAACAAAGATGAAGCTAGTTGGAAAGAAAACAAAGTGAGAGAGATGTTCGACTACAAAATGTCCTAGGAGATTCTAGCTATCTACCTTAACTCTCAGTTTCCTTGAGATAAATTAATGTGAAAGCTGACTAAAATAGGCCAATTTACAATCAAGAGTGCCTATAATAATCTTAGGGCGTAAGGAGAAATCCATAAACAAAATtgatcatcatcatcctttttAACCTCTAGAGAATTGTGGAATAGAATATGGAATATTAAAATACAACCTGCCCAAAaagatatttttctttttctttatcaACTTTGCTAGAATGCACTAGCAACCAAAGAGAATTCATTTCAAAGACATATTGTACCTGAAGCCACTTGCACAATCTGTCATTAGCACTTGAAATCCATTGAGCATCTTTTCCTTTTGTGTCCATGGACTCAACGAGTCTAGAATACTATTGTGGTAAACATACAAAGTTATGTTCATGGAGTGACCTGAATAGAGGAGTGGTTGGTTAATTTTCGATATACTTTGATATCGTTTGAGCAGCTTGCCTTATTATTATGGCACATCTAGAAATCTTGCAACGACTGGGTGTTTAGAGCTAAAATGTTGAATCCCCAGCATGTAATCATCTCAGTAAGGACCATGGAGACAAACTTAAACATATGGGTGGGAAAGAAGGAATGAAAATCGCAAATGCGAACTAACATACCTCTAATTTGGACTCCCCTTCCCTCAAGTGTGCTTAAAATCAACATGGATGGGATCTTATGCTAAAGAAACAGGGGAAGGGGCATTGCTTGTGTATGTCAAGACAGTCGGGGTATCCTCATCAATGGATTTGCTTCTATGGTGAGAATTCTCAGTGAGATAGGCGGAGGCAACTGCTATGCTAGAATTCCTAAAGTACTTTAAAGGAAAAACTGAATTGAAGATGGAGATGGAGATCGATAGAATGGATCTGATGAAGGTGATAGATGAGGGCATAGATCAAGTCAGTTGGGAAGTGCACATTCTGATCATACCAAAGCCCAATCGCGTGTAAAAAAAATTACCAACCTAATAGTTGCCCATTGCAGAAGAGAGCATAATCAAGTGACAGGCTGGGTTGTGAAGGCCCATTGAAATGAGTCTCTGCCAATTAATTGGGTTGCTTATCCCTCAATTTATCTTTTGGAGTTGTTGTGCTTTGAAACTCGTACTTTGGCTCCGTTTAGGAACCACTTTGGAAAGCCCTTTGGGGGTCCAAAGCCCATTTGCCCAAATATTAAGTATTTGGAAACACCCAATAAAACTTGCCTTCAAGTAATACTGGCATTCCAAAGGTTGAAAAGCCCAAGGCAGGTCCTAGGTTACCTTGGGCTTTCAGCATTTTTGAAATGCCCATGTCATTGTTCATGAAAAACTATTCATCTTCTTCTCCAGCGGCGTAGACGAGCTTGAGAGGCTGGTGAGGTCACGGCTGAGGTAGGCGAGGTCACAACTGAGTTCGGTGAGGTTGCGGCGACCATCACCGGCCAATTGCTCGACCTCGGGGAGTCGCGTTGACCGCCTGCGAGGTGTGCGACCCAACGAGTTGCGTCGCCGCGACAAGATCTGGTTGCCCGACCTCCGTGCGACCAGATCTGGTCACGATGAGGTCGCGCGACCTCTGGCAACTAGATCTGGTCGCGCGGAGGTTGGGCAACCGGATCTGGTCATTGCTAGGTCACACCAGTTGCCGTGAGGTCACGTGACCTCCGACACGACCCAGATCTAGGTCGCGCCGATTGCCGCGAGGTCGCACGACCTCTGGCGACCCAAATTTGGGTCACCGCAAGGTCTTACGACCTTCAGTGCACCTAAATCTAGGTCGGGCGACCCTCTCGGAGGTCGCCCGACCCTGAGGTCGCCGGCGGCTATTTGCTTGGCCGGTgaacttttttattttttatttttataattttttttaatcaccaaagtTTTTTTTTGTAAATGTGATTCCCCAAACACCATTTTACTTAGAAGTACTTACAAAGGGTTTTTAAATTATAATTTACCAAACACAGTTTGCATTTTGGAAAATATTTTGAATTAAAGGTTTTTGCATTTTCTTAAAGACTTTCCTCAAAAGTCTTCACAAACACACATTTTATCTTTTCAAACTTTCACTTAAATGAGAATGCTACGAAAGCTTTTTCGACAAAAACAAAAAGGGATTGCCCATCGTTAATTGattaattctatcgataaataaAATAATGAATTGATTACTTCATGTATTCTATTTTTtacatattttaattttaaaatcccaattTGTACTAtattattaacaaaattcaaattatgaaatatTTTCATATGTGTAGAATTCCTTCATACTGCGTAAATAGTTTATTTCCATTCATTAACGATCTATATATTTCGTAGTAACATAATTTTGCAAAATCTTTCCAAATGTCAATATTGTGGGTACATGCAATGCATGTGCATAGTTTGGCTATCGAAGATCCTTAGAATAACAAACATGATAACAAAAAATGTATAATAAAGCACAAAAGAAAATGCCTTCGACCAATGGAGAAAATAATCAGGTCGCTAATTCTTCACTTTCTTAGATTAAGTGCTTAAACTTGCATGAATTTTTCTAATCAAGCTCTTCTGACTCTTGCTTTGGTCAATAATTGGAGTTAATATGTCGATTCAGAACTCACAGAAAACCTTGATTAGATAAAAACCACGGGTGAATTTTTCCGGCACAGAGATTGCACTTGAGCTTTCCGAGTTGAAATTCTTGCCGCCTACAAAGACCATGTGGGCTACGATTAATTGGAGTAGGAGTGGAGGGATTCTGGACCTGAGTAGGTCCTTAAACTGTTCCTATTCTCGGAGTTAACCCCAACAGTAAAATGTAATAATGATAACTGCGGGGGTCCGAGTCCGGTATCGAACGGGTTACACGCAATTTTCAAGGACTTGATTAGATAAATTAAAAGAAATAGAGACAAAAATCGAGAAAAACGTGCAAGTTTGGGGGGCaaaaagcaatttttttttttcctttgtaGGATCGTCGTCGTCGTCGCCAGTTCCAAAATTCAAAAAGCCAGAGACATCTCCATTTTCCCTCTCTTTCTTTCTCTCGCCGTCGCCGATGGAGAAGCGGCTGCGCTCCTCCTTCAAATCCTCGCCGGAGGAGTTCTTCTCCGCCGTCGCCGGCCTCAGCCTGAAATCCTCCAAGGCCGCCCTCAAATCCGTCCTCCACTCTCAGCCCCCTCCTCTCGCCTCCTCCCCGTCGTCGTTCCCCGCCTCCCTCCACCGCGCCGTCTCCCAGTCCGTCGCCGCCCTCAGGGACCTCCTCCGCGGCTCCCCCGATGCCGACCCCGGCGACCTCGCCTCCCCTCCTTCCAAGCGCCCCCGCCGCTCCTCCCGCCGCCTCTCCGAGCCCCTCGGCGGCGGGCCCTCCCCGGCGGGCCTCGACCGCCGGAGGCAGAAGGCCCTGGAGAGGCTCCGGGTCTTGGCGCACGTGGCCCGGCTGTGCGTCTCGGCGGCCCGCGGGGAGAGCTCGGCGGCGGGCGATCTGCTGCCGGCGGTGCGGGCGCTGCACGACAATTTGGTGCTCTTCGAGTCGGACTCGGTCTTGTCGGCGGAGATCGTGGGCTTGTGCGAGGAGTGGTGGAAGGGCGATCTACCCGGGAGAGAGAATTTGATTTCGCAGTTCCTGCCGTTCCTGGTGTCGAGGTCCTTGACTTTGAAGAAGAAGGTCGACGTGGGGAGGGTTTACGCGATGCGGGAAGCGTTCGGCTTGTTTGACTTTGAGGATGACAGCATCGAGGACTTGAAGATGTTGTTGATTCGGTGTGTGATCTCGCCGCTGTATTTGAAGACCGAGGAAGGGAAGCGATTCGTGGCGTTCATGTTTGGGCTGAGCAGGCAGCTCGTGAAGGAAGCTTTGGCGATGATCAAATCGCAGATTCCGTTCGGGAGGAAGTCGATGTTGGAGGCATATGGGGATATACTATTCAGGGCGTGGAATGCTGCGGAAGGAGATTCAAAAGATgagattgaaaatgggtttttgcaGGGTTTAATTGAAGGGGCGATACACTTGAGCTCCGCAGCACTTGCAACATCAATCAGAAGAGTCTTGGGTGGGTTTATCAATCAGCGGACTGTTGATGGTGTTGAGAAGGTCCTCTTCCGTCTGACCGAGCCAGTACTTTTCCGCTCACTACAGGTATGGTCAGATTATGGATGAATTTGTTGCTAAAGAAAATGACAAATTTTGTGGGTTTGATTGATAGGAATGAATGATCTGATGATGCTACCTGCATACAGATAAAGAGGTTGTCCCTTTTTATGATATCATTTGATATTGATTGCATCTATAATTATCTTGGTTAGTGGTGAGCAAGCTGGACTTTGATGCTGGCAACTAGGAACAATTAGTGGCATGTGTCGAACCAGCATATAGTTGGGTTATGTTGGACCAGATTCTGCTGTTTATGTCCAATGTTCAGTGAAAGGTGGATCAGTGGCCCTTTTTTTCGTCAGTAGTTTCTGTAGTTTCGTGATGCCAATTAATACTGAACAAACTGAGGGAGTCAGAACAAGAGAATTTTCCTATGTCATTTCACTGATGCAATGTCTGAATGTTTACACTTGCCTTGACAGGTCGCAAACTCAGATGTTAGACAGAATGCACTGCACTTACTGTTGGACGTGTTCCCTCTAGAAGATCCAGATGCCACTAAAGAGGTTAAGGACAGATTACTTGACAGACAGTTCTATCTGTTGGAAAGACTGCTCAAGGATGATTGTCCTGATGTAAGAGTTGTTGCAGTGGAAGGTTGTTGCCGCATCCTTAATCTGTTCTGGGAAGTTATTCCTTCATCTACCATCACCAAGATTATTACAAGGATTTTCGATGACATGGCATATGACAACTGCAGTGAAGTTAGGCTTTCCACTATAAATGGAGTCGCATATTTGCTTGGTAATGGACAGTCACATGAGGTTCTTAAAGTGCTACTACCGAGACTTGCGCATCTGATTACAGATGGTACTCTTTCTGTGCGGGTTGCCCTAATTGAACTTCTCCTCCTCACTAGAGATATTCGATCTTTTCAGTTTAATAAGGTTGAAGTGCTGTCTCCAATCTATTATATGTTAAGATAATGCAGTCTTTTATTATTTGGCTGGTTTTGTTTCTTATTCACACTTATGTTCCATAGGTGGTAACCCTAGAAGCACTACTGTCCATGCTTGCAACTGATCAGGCACAAGTTGCACAAAAGATCACGAGATTGCTTTTGCCATCATATTTTCCCTCCAAGGTAACTTTTGAAGAGGCATGTAATCGATGTGTTACACTTATCAAGAGGTCGCCCAAGGCTGGAGCAAGGTTTTGTGAGTATGCTGCCTCGGAAGGTGCACCGTTGAAGTCTCTTATGCAACTTTTCAAAGTATTTATTAGTTTTGTTTTGTCAACCGATAAGCTGAATGAGGATCAGATTGAGGGTTTACTTGATGCTGCTGCATACATTTGTAAGCAACTTGTTGGTGAGCCATCATACAAGGATGCCCTGAAGGAAATATTTGCAAATGACAAGCTGAAGTGCTTATTTGCTGCGGCACCAACTGCGCATGCTCAATCTTCTGTTCTCAATATCGTCTCTGCCATCTCCCCAGATGATGTGTCAGGGCTCATTGAAGAATGTGGGCGCATAGTCATGGACTGTATTGGTATATGTGAAAATGAAGAAAGGCAATCTGAAGTAAGAAGTGCCCATAAGTTGTTGCTCTCTTATGATCAATGTGATGATATGTTTGACACTTTCTCAAAATTGCTGCAAAATGCTGCTTTCCATTGCCATAAGAAGTTTGGCATTGATATGTCAGAGAAGCAGAGTAATTCCTCatcaaaaaggaaaaaaaatcagTCATCGGTGAGAAACTTAGCTAAAAAGACAAGAGTCGGCCAGCAGATGCCATCCAGCTTTGAGGATGGCTATCTGGTTGCTGTAGGAGTAGCCTGGCAAATAAGAGACTTGCTTGGATGTGAGGACTCTCGGAAGGCTATGTTGGCTTCTTCATCTTGTGAACTGATTCTTAATACTCTAAAGGTTATCACAACAGCCAGCATTGTGGAGTGTGTGAATGTTGAATGCATGAGCATATACCCTCTCTTGGCATATACAACCTTGGTGATGCACATGGCCGCAGCAGATCCTAGCCTGAGTAGTTCACAGAACTCTCGCAACAGTATGTATAGCACATCAAACCCTTCAAGAGCAGTGATAGAGGTAAAAATCTTTCTTTTTATAAGTGACTTGTAATGACTATTACTAGTAGGAAGTTCACTTTGGACAAAATGGTGATGATGATTACGTACTATTTGTTCATTATGGTTTCTGGTCCATCTGCATGATAGATTTCTTCCTTTGTCTCACTTTTTTCATATACCAGTCTTCTCATTCTGTTCTTGCTAGGATCAGTTAGGGAAAATAAAGTGTAAACCTGTTACCAGGCATTATGCCTACATTGTGATACTGACTGATGACCGATTTTAAGGTGCGCCAGATCCCAATTTTTCTCATGCTCAGCTTATAACATGAAAAAATATCACCGTCGGGTGGAACAGTACAAACTGAATATCAAATGCACATATGAAATTGGACTTTTTGTAAGCTTTCACTAGAAACATGGGACTGATGTAATGTCCAGGTTTCTGTTAACGAAATATGCCGGCAGTTGATAGAGACATATTTTTCAGATGTCTGTACAACAGCAGAGTACCCATTATGGATTTCTTATGAGTGTTTGTGTAAACCAAGTTAGGATGGAAGAGTGACAGATCTGGCACAGAACTTGATTTGTACATTCATTAACATCTTCCAATCTGTATTCTTTTGATACTTGTATTGGTTTAGATGTGTCTTCATTATATATGTTGAAATTAACTGTTTGAGGGGTTTGAACCCTTTGTTGTATTCTTGCCAACCAGTCTCTATGATGGAGTAAAATATTATGTTAACAGCAGGGATATGCTTCTTCCATTTGTGCTTCATCAGTGCCATCCATAGAAAAGAAATGAATAGGATTGGCTTCCTTTCAACTTTAAGCTCAGGGCCCTGGTTTGAGGTTTTAGCCTTACATACTTTTGTTGAGTGAGCCTTTTCTATGAGTGGTAGATGACTGAAGAACCTGTGTAGGTGCTTGGCTAATTATCCTGCATTACTAGGTTATGGATCAGTTGCTAAAGTGTGCGGAGAAGCTGCTTAGAGCTGGTGGCCCTGTTAATCCTGCCTCTGGACAAAAGGAAAAGGAACCAGCAACAGATGCCTCTCAACCAAGTGATAGTGGTGAGTGTGTGTGGAAGGGCATACGAGAAAAAGGGAGAGATATCCTGTATTCTAACTATCTGCTATTATGTGAATTTCCCATTTATTCATATTCTTATAAAGTTGAACTTGTAACGTGCATGAAGCAACAGTAATTAGCTTATAGTTTGCTGCTGTGAATACATTCACAATTCCATCTAATCCATGAGATGGTATTGTTACTTGAattaaaattctccaagtgtggatGGAAATGGTAGCATCTGCCTATCCTGCTTTTATTAGCAAGAGCGTAATCCTTGTTATAGTGAGATGCTCTTCATCATTCATGCTGCTTTCATCTGCAGAAGGACAACTGTTGGTTAAGTAGGTTTTGTGACTTTGTTCATCTAAATTGCCAATACATTCTGAGTCAAGGAAATCTCAAAAGGGTTACTCTTGTTGGCATGATTTAGTTCATGATCAAAAGAAGATTAGGGTATAGATGAACAGCATATATGGCCTTTTGAACACTTTACTGGGCAACTGGGCATTGGTTAGCTGATTTTTCTTTCTTTAGGTTGATGGTATTGCTTTGTTGATGAAGTACACTGTTTCAAATTGTCAAAATTTGAAAAAGTATCTGCACAATCACCTCTATGGGTTCATTACGGCAGATGTTTTGCGTGTGCTCTGGTTGGCTGCTAACGTTTTATTCTTGTGACATCATTCCAGAATCAACAGGAAAAAAGATATCCAGAAAGGTGAAGATGCTAACCGCAATTTTCAAGTTCATAAGTGATGCCATAACCTTGAGATTTTATTCTGGCAATTATGGGAGATGCTTACATTGCGCATCAGCAGCCGTTCGACAGATCATCTCAGATTTAGCACAACTATCTAGCCAGTCATTGCAATTGACAGAGGATGACATGAAAGAAATGACCACGTGTCTGAAGAGCTCCTTCACTTACATGGTAAAATTGCTTAATTTAGTCCTTACAGACACCAGCGAAGCTTCAAGGGTTCAGTTGGAAATCTTTGATCTAGCCAATCATTTGCTCGATCTGATAATTAGTGTCGAGTTATCATTAGGGTATGGTTGCGTCACGCGTCTTATTGCAGCAGCCAAACCATGGCTGCCTGATTTGGTTGTGGCCCTGGGATCCACATATATGCTGAACAAGATCCATGGAGATGTTTCTTTAACCATGTCCGATATTTCAACCCATTTTCCATCATGGCCGTCAGTTATAGCAAGGATGGAGGTGGATGAGCTCTCTGAAGATTGTTCTGAAGTGGAGGATGAGAGCATCTCTCGATCCGAGAAGTACCCAGCATTTAAGAAGCTATTGCAAACAGTACTCGATCTGCTGAGAGCAAATGTTAATCTACTCGATGCAGTTGGAATGATCTTCTTGGCTGGTTCATTGTTTGGGCTCGAGAGGGATAATGACGGCCTTGTGTTGGGACTCTTGCACTTTGTGACTGCAAAGCTAGTTGGGCACGAAAATCAACATTGGGATCAACTTGATATGATGTTGGCTTCTCTTGATCAAATCTATCTTCCGATTGAGAAAAAGCTTGGAGAACAAATTCCCGGATATAGACAGAACCGATTGAGTGCCGCTCGGGCTTTGCTTGAACCTGTTTGGATGAATCATCATAGCTTCGAAAGTGGGAGATTTTCTGAGATGGATGAACAATAACCGGGCATATGCCCAACTTGTACAGATAATCCAGACTAGGAAGTTTGTCAAATTGTAAGGCGGGGTAAGGTCCCCAAAGCTTAAGGGAATTTTGTCAAGCTAGTAAACTTCTGTTCGATCGTTTCTCCCACATATGCCCTTACTCGTTAAATTTCAATAATTTCAACGGTGGATTTCTGCTAGAGGGTATTTTGATATGAGTTTTTTCCTCCCGGATGGTGTTCGAGATCGATTGATCGTGCGCCTGCGGAGTTCAACTCAAGAAGATTGGGAAGCACCAACAGGTCAATTATTTAACCTTGTTTTTATAGATTCAGCGAAAATTCTCCCGCACTCTTATAACACGATAATATCATATTAGATTTAAATATGGTGCAATAACAATGTGAGGTTGAGCATGCTGTTCAAACCATATCCAAGAAGGGATCATCCCAACAGCAGTATCTTCAAGCAGCTTATAAAATTAAAGCTGTCGTTCTCGTGCACTCCACAACAAAATAAGTTGATCCACCAGTGATTTGGATGTATTGATAAGACTAGCAGGGTTAGGTTGTCTTTACAAGTCAATCCCACTAAACACATGGTGCGGAGCAGCAATATCATATTCCAGAAAGAGGATCCATCATGAAACACGTTGGAGCTCCACAAGGTCACATCATCAATCAATCCTCGATCATACAAAGTGTATACTTAACTAT includes the following:
- the LOC139883737 gene encoding uncharacterized protein, whose amino-acid sequence is MEKRLRSSFKSSPEEFFSAVAGLSLKSSKAALKSVLHSQPPPLASSPSSFPASLHRAVSQSVAALRDLLRGSPDADPGDLASPPSKRPRRSSRRLSEPLGGGPSPAGLDRRRQKALERLRVLAHVARLCVSAARGESSAAGDLLPAVRALHDNLVLFESDSVLSAEIVGLCEEWWKGDLPGRENLISQFLPFLVSRSLTLKKKVDVGRVYAMREAFGLFDFEDDSIEDLKMLLIRCVISPLYLKTEEGKRFVAFMFGLSRQLVKEALAMIKSQIPFGRKSMLEAYGDILFRAWNAAEGDSKDEIENGFLQGLIEGAIHLSSAALATSIRRVLGGFINQRTVDGVEKVLFRLTEPVLFRSLQVANSDVRQNALHLLLDVFPLEDPDATKEVKDRLLDRQFYLLERLLKDDCPDVRVVAVEGCCRILNLFWEVIPSSTITKIITRIFDDMAYDNCSEVRLSTINGVAYLLGNGQSHEVLKVLLPRLAHLITDGTLSVRVALIELLLLTRDIRSFQFNKVVTLEALLSMLATDQAQVAQKITRLLLPSYFPSKVTFEEACNRCVTLIKRSPKAGARFCEYAASEGAPLKSLMQLFKVFISFVLSTDKLNEDQIEGLLDAAAYICKQLVGEPSYKDALKEIFANDKLKCLFAAAPTAHAQSSVLNIVSAISPDDVSGLIEECGRIVMDCIGICENEERQSEVRSAHKLLLSYDQCDDMFDTFSKLLQNAAFHCHKKFGIDMSEKQSNSSSKRKKNQSSVRNLAKKTRVGQQMPSSFEDGYLVAVGVAWQIRDLLGCEDSRKAMLASSSCELILNTLKVITTASIVECVNVECMSIYPLLAYTTLVMHMAAADPSLSSSQNSRNSMYSTSNPSRAVIEVMDQLLKCAEKLLRAGGPVNPASGQKEKEPATDASQPSDSESTGKKISRKVKMLTAIFKFISDAITLRFYSGNYGRCLHCASAAVRQIISDLAQLSSQSLQLTEDDMKEMTTCLKSSFTYMVKLLNLVLTDTSEASRVQLEIFDLANHLLDLIISVELSLGYGCVTRLIAAAKPWLPDLVVALGSTYMLNKIHGDVSLTMSDISTHFPSWPSVIARMEVDELSEDCSEVEDESISRSEKYPAFKKLLQTVLDLLRANVNLLDAVGMIFLAGSLFGLERDNDGLVLGLLHFVTAKLVGHENQHWDQLDMMLASLDQIYLPIEKKLGEQIPGYRQNRLSAARALLEPVWMNHHSFESGRFSEMDEQ